In Phenylobacterium zucineum HLK1, one DNA window encodes the following:
- a CDS encoding Crp/Fnr family transcriptional regulator, whose protein sequence is MSELDPSTEAWLNLALDHALAGLHHNGGLAPEAGAMLRQSVRRLERYPAGALVNASTRKPEVKWIVTGWASEMRILPDSRRQICSFLIPGDVFTARPANSSSCGVVALTRMDCADVERTLDGSPEPIRPAVWEAVARSLSLMLERRYEHITRLGQLGAAERLVHLLLELRERLETVGLAAPDKFRLPLTQEHLADALGLSIVHVNRTLRHLRAQRLLEVKFGGVALLQPARLADIAGRFDEPV, encoded by the coding sequence ATGTCCGAGCTCGATCCCTCGACCGAGGCCTGGCTGAACCTTGCGCTCGACCACGCGCTGGCCGGCCTGCATCACAACGGCGGACTGGCCCCGGAGGCGGGGGCCATGCTCCGCCAGAGCGTGCGGCGGCTGGAGCGCTATCCCGCCGGAGCCCTCGTCAACGCCAGCACGCGCAAGCCTGAGGTGAAGTGGATCGTCACGGGCTGGGCCAGCGAGATGCGCATCCTGCCGGACAGCCGCCGGCAGATCTGCTCGTTCCTGATCCCGGGGGACGTCTTCACCGCCCGCCCTGCCAACAGCTCCAGTTGCGGGGTCGTGGCCCTCACGCGGATGGACTGCGCCGACGTCGAGCGGACGCTGGACGGCTCGCCCGAGCCTATCCGCCCTGCGGTCTGGGAAGCCGTCGCCCGCAGCCTGAGCCTGATGCTGGAGCGCCGGTACGAGCACATCACCCGCCTGGGCCAGCTCGGGGCCGCCGAGCGGCTCGTTCACCTGCTGCTGGAGCTGCGCGAGCGTCTGGAGACGGTGGGGCTCGCCGCGCCCGACAAGTTCCGCCTGCCCCTGACCCAGGAGCACCTGGCCGACGCCCTAGGACTTAGCATCGTCCACGTGAACCGAACCCTGCGCCACCTTCGGGCCCAGCGACTCCTCGAAGTGAAGTTCGGCGGCGTCGCCCTGCTTCAACCCGCCCGCCTGGCGGACATCGCCGGGCGTTTCGACGAGCCGGTCTGA
- a CDS encoding C39 family peptidase translates to MRRRRDRSRIVALAAALTALAAAAPAVAQVQFYGEASGARVRVMTWRDIPFRTVVRQEHDYSCGSAALATLLTYHYGRPTTEAEAFTRMYAAGDQETIRRVGFSMLDMKRYLAAEGLRADGFRMSIDDIGKEGVPVIALIQMGAYRHFVVVKGVVGDRVLVGDPALGLRIFTRAQFNAMWNGIAFALHDTPAVGRGRFNVANEWSPWSTAPLRARADATDTLNALTLHQLPFYQITPIMVLGSVAPGGGL, encoded by the coding sequence ATGCGCCGCCGGCGCGACCGATCGCGTATCGTAGCGCTGGCGGCGGCGCTGACCGCCCTCGCGGCCGCAGCCCCCGCCGTGGCGCAGGTGCAGTTCTACGGCGAGGCCTCAGGCGCCCGCGTGCGGGTGATGACCTGGCGCGACATCCCGTTCCGTACGGTGGTTCGCCAGGAGCACGACTACAGCTGCGGCTCGGCCGCGCTGGCGACCCTGCTGACCTACCACTACGGCCGGCCTACGACCGAGGCCGAGGCCTTCACCCGCATGTACGCCGCCGGCGACCAGGAGACGATCCGCCGCGTCGGCTTTTCGATGCTCGACATGAAGCGGTACCTGGCCGCCGAGGGCCTGCGCGCCGACGGCTTCCGGATGTCGATCGACGACATCGGCAAGGAAGGCGTGCCGGTCATCGCGCTGATCCAGATGGGCGCCTACCGGCACTTCGTGGTGGTGAAGGGCGTCGTCGGCGACCGGGTGCTCGTCGGCGACCCGGCCCTGGGCCTGCGGATCTTCACCCGCGCGCAGTTCAACGCCATGTGGAACGGCATCGCCTTCGCCCTGCACGATACGCCGGCCGTCGGCCGGGGCCGGTTCAACGTGGCCAATGAGTGGTCGCCCTGGTCCACCGCGCCCCTGCGCGCCAGGGCGGACGCGACCGACACCCTCAACGCTCTGACGCTCCACCAGCTGCCCTTCTACCAGATCACCCCGATCATGGTGCTGGGCTCTGTCGCCCCCGGAGGCGGACTATGA
- a CDS encoding NAD-dependent epimerase/dehydratase family protein encodes MPERHALITGGAGFIGSHLTDVLLDRGFQVTVLDCLLPQVHADGELDAEGWPTYLNPAARRIRGDILDPGVFEAALEGVTHLVHLAASVGVGQSMTNIVDYTRNNTMGAAVMLEALSKGRHAVERIAVASSMSIYGEGEYRAPSTGREVVPGLRSHEQLKARRWDLEADGERLEPVPTSEDKRLQPASIYAINKRDHEDMFLAVGRALEIPTVALRLFNAYGSRQALSNPYTGVAAIFISRLLNDQPPLVFEDGEQLRDFVHVRDVADAFATVLESDAQVWDAYNVGSGQPVRIVEMAAALALLLRKNIAPERLDRYRVGDIRHCFPDIRRIERDFGFRPRRSFETGMEELIDWVARAPRPQDRAAQSLAELTESRLVV; translated from the coding sequence ATGCCCGAACGTCACGCGCTCATCACCGGCGGCGCCGGCTTCATCGGATCGCACCTGACCGACGTCCTGCTGGACCGTGGCTTCCAGGTGACCGTGCTGGACTGCCTGCTGCCGCAGGTCCACGCCGACGGCGAACTCGACGCCGAGGGGTGGCCCACCTACCTCAATCCCGCCGCCCGGCGGATCCGCGGGGACATCCTCGACCCCGGCGTGTTCGAGGCCGCGCTGGAGGGTGTCACCCACCTGGTCCACCTCGCCGCCTCGGTGGGGGTCGGCCAGAGCATGACCAACATCGTCGACTACACCCGCAACAACACGATGGGCGCGGCGGTGATGCTGGAGGCGCTGTCGAAGGGCCGCCATGCGGTGGAGCGGATCGCCGTCGCCTCGTCCATGTCGATCTATGGCGAGGGCGAGTACCGCGCGCCGTCCACCGGCCGCGAGGTGGTCCCCGGGCTGCGCAGCCACGAGCAGCTCAAGGCCCGCCGGTGGGACCTGGAGGCGGACGGCGAGCGCCTGGAGCCCGTGCCCACGTCCGAGGACAAGCGGCTGCAGCCGGCCTCGATCTACGCCATCAACAAGCGCGACCACGAGGACATGTTCCTGGCGGTCGGCCGGGCGCTGGAGATCCCGACCGTGGCCCTGCGGCTGTTCAACGCCTACGGCTCGCGCCAGGCGCTGAGCAACCCGTACACGGGGGTGGCGGCGATCTTCATCTCGCGCCTGCTCAACGACCAGCCGCCGCTGGTGTTCGAGGACGGCGAGCAGCTGCGCGACTTCGTGCACGTGCGCGACGTCGCCGACGCCTTCGCCACGGTGCTGGAGAGCGACGCGCAGGTGTGGGACGCCTACAACGTCGGCAGCGGCCAGCCGGTCCGCATCGTCGAGATGGCGGCGGCCCTCGCCCTGCTGCTGCGCAAGAACATCGCCCCGGAGCGGCTCGACCGCTACCGCGTCGGCGACATCCGCCACTGCTTCCCCGACATCCGGCGCATCGAGCGCGACTTCGGCTTCCGGCCGCGGCGCAGCTTCGAGACGGGGATGGAGGAACTGATCGACTGGGTGGCCCGGGCGCCCCGGCCGCAGGATCGCGCGGCCCAGAGCCTCGCCGAGCTCACCGAGAGCCGGCTGGTCGTGTGA
- a CDS encoding transporter: MSRRLLCATASAAALTLAGWSTAASAQAPAAPDARIEALQGQLARQAAQLAEQQQALAEQQAALERQRVELERLQALSEAVLGAAYGRGQPAAGPAAAPAGPPPPVQTVPPSPPKVGAPPPEEAPRVDISAVPEGYGVLTPRNHWVVEPSIDFTHGSANRLVFRGVEIVTGIQIGVIEASDADRNAVSGALAVRYGLTDRLEVEGRVPYLYRDDRVTTLAQRDETITRTFTLQGQDIGDVELAARYQINDGRRGWPIFIAGLRYKSDTGTSPFEIERDQFGVATELATGSGFWGLEGSLSFLYPTDPVVIFGGLSYLSHQPKDINKVVGEVLVRKVDPGDTIGLNAGFGFALNPRFSFSLGYKHSYIFPTKSVYGNTLQESDSLQVGAFTFGWSYALTDRISISNAYELGTTSDAPDMRIVLRFPIRF, encoded by the coding sequence GTGTCCAGGAGACTCCTATGCGCGACGGCTTCGGCCGCAGCGCTCACCCTGGCCGGCTGGAGCACGGCCGCCAGCGCCCAGGCTCCCGCCGCCCCCGACGCGCGCATCGAGGCCCTACAGGGCCAGCTCGCCCGCCAGGCGGCCCAGCTCGCCGAACAGCAGCAGGCCCTGGCCGAGCAGCAGGCGGCGCTGGAACGCCAGCGCGTCGAGCTGGAACGCCTGCAGGCCCTCTCCGAGGCGGTGCTCGGCGCCGCCTACGGCCGCGGGCAGCCGGCCGCTGGGCCGGCCGCGGCGCCGGCTGGGCCGCCCCCGCCGGTGCAGACCGTCCCGCCCTCGCCGCCCAAGGTCGGCGCGCCGCCCCCGGAGGAGGCGCCGCGGGTCGACATCTCCGCCGTGCCGGAGGGCTACGGGGTGCTGACCCCGCGCAACCACTGGGTCGTGGAGCCCTCGATCGATTTCACGCACGGCTCGGCCAACCGCCTGGTGTTCCGCGGGGTCGAGATCGTCACCGGCATCCAGATCGGCGTCATCGAGGCGAGCGACGCCGACCGCAACGCGGTCTCGGGCGCGCTGGCGGTGCGCTACGGCCTGACCGACCGGCTCGAGGTGGAGGGCCGGGTGCCCTACCTCTATCGGGACGACCGGGTGACCACCCTCGCCCAGCGCGACGAGACGATCACCCGCACGTTCACCCTGCAGGGACAGGACATCGGCGACGTGGAGCTGGCCGCGCGCTACCAGATCAACGACGGCCGGCGCGGCTGGCCGATCTTCATCGCCGGCCTGCGCTACAAGTCCGACACCGGCACGAGCCCGTTCGAGATCGAGCGCGACCAGTTCGGCGTGGCGACCGAGCTGGCGACGGGATCGGGTTTCTGGGGCCTCGAGGGCTCGCTGAGCTTCCTCTATCCCACCGATCCGGTGGTGATCTTCGGCGGGCTGAGCTACCTCTCGCATCAGCCGAAGGACATCAACAAGGTGGTCGGCGAGGTGCTGGTCCGGAAGGTCGACCCGGGCGACACGATCGGCCTGAACGCCGGCTTCGGCTTCGCGCTCAATCCCCGCTTCTCGTTCTCGCTGGGCTACAAGCACAGCTACATCTTCCCGACCAAGTCCGTGTACGGGAACACGCTGCAGGAATCCGACAGCCTGCAGGTCGGCGCCTTCACCTTCGGGTGGTCCTACGCGCTGACCGACCGGATCTCGATCAGCAACGCCTACGAGCTGGGGACCACCAGCGATGCGCCCGACATGCGCATCGTGCTGCGCTTCCCGATCCGGTTCTGA
- a CDS encoding endo-1,4-beta-xylanase yields the protein MRLLDRRGLLAGLAAGPLLLAAPRPGAQALPNGPSLAAAAARGGRYFGAAARIDQIRAERALRRTVLRDCAWITPEFHMNWDYVAPRSGAWNFRDADGLVAFAGEAGLKVRGHSLIWDQSTPAWAAAEMVERRDWETVARHFQRVMGRWGERVQAWDVVNEPIARDGRGLLPSMFLEAYGPDYVRRAFDEARALQPQARLAVNDYGFDYDNPVEEARRGSFLRLLEDLKAKGAPVDEVGIQAHLDLGKGPLRRRIVAPFLREIGQMGYRIVISELDVRERDFTLPLVERDRRVADEVRAYLEIALAEPAVEGVVTWGLSDRHSWLQDDEAAALGGVNRGLPYDHGLRPKPMYWALRDTLAAA from the coding sequence ATGAGGCTGCTGGATAGACGCGGACTGCTGGCCGGCCTGGCCGCCGGCCCGCTGCTCCTGGCCGCGCCCAGGCCGGGCGCCCAGGCCCTGCCGAACGGGCCCTCGCTGGCCGCCGCCGCGGCCCGCGGCGGGCGCTACTTCGGCGCCGCGGCCCGCATCGACCAGATCCGCGCCGAGCGCGCCCTGCGCCGGACCGTGCTCCGCGACTGCGCCTGGATCACGCCCGAGTTCCACATGAACTGGGACTACGTCGCCCCGCGCTCCGGCGCCTGGAACTTCCGCGACGCCGACGGCCTCGTGGCCTTCGCCGGCGAGGCCGGGCTGAAGGTCCGCGGCCACAGCCTGATCTGGGACCAGAGCACCCCCGCCTGGGCCGCGGCCGAGATGGTGGAGCGCCGGGACTGGGAGACCGTCGCCCGCCACTTCCAGCGGGTGATGGGACGCTGGGGCGAACGGGTGCAGGCCTGGGACGTGGTCAACGAGCCGATCGCCCGCGACGGCCGGGGCCTGCTGCCCAGCATGTTCCTAGAGGCCTATGGCCCGGACTACGTCCGCCGCGCCTTCGACGAGGCCCGGGCGCTTCAGCCGCAGGCGCGCCTGGCCGTCAACGACTACGGCTTCGACTACGACAATCCCGTCGAGGAGGCCCGGCGAGGCAGCTTCCTGCGCCTGCTGGAAGACCTGAAGGCAAAGGGCGCGCCGGTGGACGAGGTCGGGATCCAGGCGCACCTCGATCTCGGCAAGGGGCCGCTCAGGCGGCGCATCGTGGCCCCGTTCCTGCGCGAGATCGGCCAGATGGGCTACCGGATCGTCATCTCCGAGCTGGACGTGCGCGAGCGGGACTTCACCCTTCCCCTGGTCGAGCGCGACCGGCGCGTGGCCGACGAGGTCCGCGCCTACCTCGAGATCGCCCTGGCCGAGCCGGCGGTGGAGGGCGTGGTCACCTGGGGCCTCTCCGACCGGCACTCCTGGCTGCAGGACGACGAGGCCGCGGCGCTGGGCGGGGTCAACCGCGGCCTGCCCTACGACCACGGCCTGCGCCCCAAGCCCATGTACTGGGCCCTGCGCGACACCCTGGCTGCGGCCTGA
- a CDS encoding glycosyltransferase family 2 protein has translation MLFEPGAVDVLVVLFAISQILYALAFVNDFYLFSLPVNRVQISDARDTPERDYPDIVMFYPVLNELESTMRTTLIALDRVLYPAGKKRVIAIPNWDDARTLASLKRLQFEFPFLELLEVPATSDPSWARVWKAWDANEKAYWWHVGRRAGDRNLPPKKTRQLIYAFYRTYEEGEGREFLVNYIDADSCPPPNHFMAAVAGMRRYDVLQAKNVAGNLNASLAASWHSFDHMNWDGMKYAHLSANGRQPYWMLGKGLFFRASDLYELGSFHPWITIEDPEVGMRFWKNGKRLGVIESPLIEEVPLTFGRGITQRKRWVCGFFQSLGEPTRRLGFSAWERVKAWLIFLPCLSLWVNLIGYPVGAWAMWALVRGENVLPLWLVILAAINIVAFAVSLTVLYVNTWKRTALVLERKRDRVAYMLRVNPLFVAAWWLMWLIPLGIGLWMYLRDLGQVWERTEKINANEDLITVHQGGAAHQGAVYRPA, from the coding sequence ATGCTGTTCGAACCCGGCGCCGTCGATGTCCTGGTCGTGCTGTTCGCGATCAGCCAGATCCTCTACGCCCTTGCCTTCGTCAACGACTTCTACCTGTTCAGCCTGCCGGTGAACCGGGTGCAGATCTCGGACGCGCGCGACACGCCCGAGCGCGACTACCCGGACATCGTGATGTTCTATCCGGTGCTGAACGAGCTGGAATCCACGATGCGGACGACGCTGATCGCGCTCGACCGCGTCCTCTATCCGGCCGGCAAGAAGCGCGTCATCGCGATCCCCAACTGGGACGACGCCCGGACGCTGGCCAGCCTGAAGCGCCTGCAGTTCGAGTTTCCGTTCCTGGAGCTGCTGGAGGTGCCGGCGACGAGCGATCCCAGCTGGGCGCGGGTGTGGAAGGCCTGGGACGCCAACGAGAAGGCCTATTGGTGGCACGTGGGCCGGCGCGCCGGCGACCGCAACCTGCCGCCGAAGAAGACGCGCCAGCTGATCTACGCCTTCTACCGCACCTACGAGGAGGGCGAGGGGCGGGAGTTCCTGGTCAACTACATCGACGCCGACAGCTGCCCGCCGCCGAACCACTTCATGGCCGCGGTGGCCGGCATGCGGCGCTACGACGTGCTGCAGGCGAAGAACGTGGCCGGCAACCTGAACGCCAGCCTGGCGGCCAGTTGGCACTCCTTCGACCACATGAACTGGGACGGGATGAAGTACGCCCACCTGTCGGCCAACGGCCGCCAGCCCTACTGGATGCTGGGCAAGGGCCTCTTCTTCCGCGCCTCCGACCTCTACGAGCTCGGCAGCTTCCACCCCTGGATCACCATCGAGGATCCCGAGGTCGGCATGCGGTTCTGGAAGAACGGCAAGCGCCTGGGCGTGATCGAGAGCCCGCTCATCGAGGAGGTGCCGCTGACCTTCGGCCGCGGGATCACCCAGCGCAAGCGGTGGGTCTGCGGCTTCTTCCAGAGCCTGGGCGAGCCGACCCGCCGGCTGGGCTTCAGCGCCTGGGAACGGGTCAAGGCCTGGCTGATCTTCCTGCCGTGCCTGTCGCTGTGGGTGAACCTGATCGGCTATCCGGTGGGCGCCTGGGCGATGTGGGCGCTGGTGCGCGGCGAGAACGTGCTGCCGCTCTGGCTGGTGATCCTGGCCGCGATCAACATCGTCGCCTTCGCCGTCTCGCTGACCGTGCTCTACGTGAACACCTGGAAGCGGACGGCCCTCGTGCTCGAACGCAAGCGGGACCGGGTCGCCTACATGCTGCGGGTCAATCCGCTGTTCGTCGCCGCCTGGTGGCTGATGTGGCTCATCCCGCTCGGCATCGGCCTGTGGATGTACCTGCGCGACCTCGGCCAGGTGTGGGAGCGCACCGAGAAGATCAACGCCAACGAAGACCTGATCACCGTGCATCAGGGCGGGGCCGCCCACCAGGGCGCCGTCTACCGGCCCGCGTAA
- a CDS encoding UDP-glucuronic acid decarboxylase family protein → MAVTGGAGFIGSHLCETLLASGARVVCIDNFQTGSRDNVDRLIESPNFSVVYHDILEPFPNDLPKFDEIFNFACPASPVHYQADRVRTALVCAVGARNVLERAARDGARALQASTSEVYGDPDIHPQPESYRGHVNPIGPRACYDEGKRFAESLFTDFGAQSGVTVKIVRIFNTYGPRMQPHDGRVISNFVVQALAGEDLTLYGDGSQTRSFCYVDDLVDGCLRLMASPSDLSQPVNLGNPVETTVAEVAELILELTGSRSRIVRRPLPVDDPRRRKPDITLAETRLGWRPQVPLREGLERTIAHAVRREHRASFGDAAVAAHG, encoded by the coding sequence GTGGCCGTCACGGGCGGCGCCGGCTTCATCGGATCCCACCTCTGCGAGACGCTTCTGGCGTCGGGCGCGCGGGTGGTCTGCATCGACAATTTCCAGACCGGAAGCCGTGACAACGTCGATCGCCTGATCGAGTCGCCGAACTTCTCGGTGGTGTATCACGACATCTTGGAGCCGTTTCCAAACGACTTGCCGAAGTTCGACGAAATATTCAATTTCGCCTGCCCGGCGTCCCCGGTCCACTACCAGGCGGATCGCGTCCGCACGGCCCTGGTCTGCGCCGTCGGCGCTCGCAACGTGCTGGAGCGCGCCGCGCGCGACGGAGCCCGGGCGCTGCAGGCCTCGACGTCCGAGGTCTACGGCGATCCGGACATCCATCCGCAGCCGGAATCCTACCGCGGCCACGTCAATCCGATCGGCCCGCGGGCCTGCTACGACGAGGGCAAGCGCTTCGCCGAGAGCCTGTTCACCGACTTCGGCGCGCAGTCGGGCGTGACGGTGAAGATCGTCCGGATCTTCAACACCTACGGGCCGCGCATGCAGCCGCACGACGGCCGGGTGATCTCGAACTTCGTGGTCCAGGCGCTGGCCGGGGAGGACCTGACCCTCTACGGCGACGGCAGCCAGACGCGCTCGTTCTGCTACGTCGACGACCTGGTGGACGGGTGCCTGCGCCTGATGGCCTCGCCGTCCGACCTCAGCCAGCCGGTCAACCTCGGCAATCCGGTCGAGACCACGGTGGCCGAAGTGGCCGAGCTGATCCTGGAGCTGACCGGCTCGCGGTCGCGCATCGTCCGGCGCCCCCTGCCGGTCGACGATCCGCGCCGGCGCAAGCCCGACATCACCCTTGCCGAAACCCGCCTGGGCTGGCGGCCGCAGGTGCCCCTCAGGGAGGGGCTGGAGCGGACGATCGCCCACGCCGTCCGGCGCGAGCACCGCGCCAGCTTCGGAGACGCCGCCGTCGCGGCCCACGGCTGA
- a CDS encoding Crp/Fnr family transcriptional regulator codes for MERYPPGVTLHAGTGLSARKVIVSGWASETRILHDGRRQIFSFLLPGDAVDLARAGSIGRRSVVTLTRLETVDAEVLLNRSDATRETVREAIQTAMRRKEERLFDHMARIGRLTTKERVLNLLLELHDRLEAVGLAKQGSFRIPLTQEVFADTLGLSIVHINRTLQHLRREGLITLKAGTVTLHDRRRLAALCCYQMTGEDAESPRLI; via the coding sequence GTGGAACGCTATCCTCCCGGCGTCACCCTCCACGCGGGCACGGGTCTCAGCGCCAGGAAGGTGATCGTCTCCGGCTGGGCGTCCGAAACCCGGATCCTGCACGACGGGCGGCGGCAGATCTTCTCGTTCCTGCTGCCGGGCGACGCCGTAGACCTCGCCCGCGCCGGAAGCATCGGCCGCCGAAGCGTGGTGACGCTGACCCGGCTGGAGACGGTGGACGCCGAGGTGCTGCTGAACCGCAGCGACGCGACGCGCGAGACGGTGCGGGAAGCCATCCAGACCGCGATGCGGCGGAAGGAGGAGCGGCTCTTCGACCACATGGCCCGGATCGGCCGGCTGACCACGAAGGAACGCGTGCTCAACCTGCTGCTCGAGCTGCACGACCGGCTCGAGGCGGTGGGCCTGGCCAAGCAGGGCAGCTTCCGCATCCCGCTGACGCAGGAGGTGTTCGCCGACACCCTCGGCCTCAGCATCGTCCACATCAACCGCACGCTGCAGCACCTGCGCCGGGAGGGGCTCATCACCCTGAAGGCGGGCACGGTGACCCTGCACGACCGGCGGCGGCTGGCGGCGCTCTGCTGCTACCAGATGACGGGCGAGGACGCGGAAAGCCCCCGCCTGATCTGA
- the bcsS gene encoding cellulose biosynthesis protein BcsS produces MAGSTLARAMGLALVTAAAGWPAGNTAAQVPATVFGGAGVGADEMAYLGATVPVGGSGFALRGIVSTSQYKYRSAATRITSDQVQGEVSALYQRAGPNGYFDLGVGARYTDTDLSPNDPGNRSQGDEWDVVLSMSGQTAPGPWRAAGFASYAVDSEDYYVRAELTRAVRPSVRLGLEAVLDGDPNYDRRRAGVLLGVSTSPRWEAHIAVGASDSKARDGAYASIGFRRSF; encoded by the coding sequence ATGGCCGGCTCGACCCTCGCCCGCGCGATGGGCCTTGCGCTCGTAACGGCGGCGGCGGGATGGCCCGCGGGAAACACCGCGGCCCAGGTCCCCGCGACCGTTTTCGGCGGCGCGGGCGTCGGCGCCGATGAGATGGCCTATCTCGGCGCGACCGTGCCGGTGGGCGGCTCCGGCTTCGCGCTGCGGGGGATCGTCTCGACCAGCCAGTACAAGTACCGCTCGGCGGCGACGCGGATCACCAGCGACCAGGTGCAGGGCGAGGTCTCGGCTCTCTACCAGCGCGCGGGGCCGAACGGCTATTTCGACCTCGGCGTCGGCGCCCGCTACACCGACACCGACCTGTCGCCGAACGATCCGGGCAACCGCAGCCAGGGCGACGAGTGGGACGTGGTGCTCTCGATGAGCGGCCAGACCGCGCCCGGTCCCTGGCGCGCCGCGGGCTTCGCCTCGTACGCGGTCGACTCCGAGGACTACTATGTCCGGGCCGAACTCACGCGGGCGGTCCGCCCGTCCGTCCGCCTGGGACTGGAGGCGGTGCTGGACGGGGACCCCAACTACGATCGGCGCCGGGCGGGGGTGCTGCTGGGCGTCTCGACCAGCCCGCGCTGGGAGGCCCACATCGCCGTGGGCGCCTCGGACAGCAAGGCGCGGGACGGCGCCTACGCCTCGATCGGCTTCCGCCGCAGCTTCTGA